In Rutidosis leptorrhynchoides isolate AG116_Rl617_1_P2 chromosome 2, CSIRO_AGI_Rlap_v1, whole genome shotgun sequence, one genomic interval encodes:
- the LOC139888981 gene encoding F-box protein CPR1-like → MSDPISALNHLPWDLIEAILPFLPPKSLGRFKTMDDYKIISISYKAKLDSDLDSSSVHVYSLRNNSWNKLPSFPYLQSDQLSTLTITAFSLADEKFHEIELPDSANYNSDSSDKLYVFGGKLVAVSCNMLPNFEFRYELWVMEEYGIPKSWKKFCVFQNKMDLSSVLIAQISNWAILLDNNKADEICIYNMDKRRCTSVKIENNEGHPLGLEVYGTYIESLESLERFR, encoded by the exons ATGTCTGACCCAATATCCGCCCTAAACCACCTTCCATGGGACCTTATTGAAGCAATCCTACCTTTTCTACCACCTAAATCCCTAGGCCGTTTCAAAACGATG GATGATTATAAAATTATCTCCATTTCTTATAAAGCCAAATTAGATTCTGATCTTGATTCCAGCTCTGTACACGTGTATAGTTTACGTAACAATTCATGGAACAAGTTGCCTAGTTTTCCTTACTTACAAAGTGATCA ACTCTCTACATTGACTATAACTGCCTTTAGTTTAGCTGATGAAAAATTTCATGAGATTGAGTTGCCTGATTCAGCTAATTATAACAGTGATAGCTCTGACAAGCTCTATGTTTTTGGTGGGAAATTAGTTGCGGTTTCGTGTAATATGTTGCCCAATTTTGAATTTCGTTATGAATTGTGGGTGATGGAGGAGTATGGTATTCCTAAGTCTTGGAAAAAATTTTGCGTCTTTCAAAACAAAATGGATCTATCTTCTGTGTTAATTGCTCAAATCAGCAATTGGGCTATTTTGTTGGATAACAATAAGGCGGATGAGATTTGCATATACAATATGGATAAAAGAAGATGCACAAGTGTAAAAATTGAAAATAATGAAGGGCACCCTCTAGGACTCGAGGTTTATGGCACGTATATTGAAAGCCTTGAATCACTTGAACGTTTCCGTTAG